The Hyalangium ruber genome includes the window CCCGCGTGGAGGAGGCCCGGCTCGTCCCCGTGGACGTCCACCAGGGGCTGGAGTTCTCCATCAATGTCGCCACCCCGGAGATTCGCACCCGGGCGCGCCTGGTGCGGGAGCTGGGCGCGGTGCCCCTGGTGCTGGGCGACGAGACGCGCCTGGGGCAGGTGTTCCTCAACCTCCTGGTGAACGCGGCGCAGGCCATCCCCGAGGGCAACCCCGAGGCCCACGCCATCACCGTCCGCACGCGCGTGGGCGCGCCCGGGGAAGTCGTGGTGCAGGTTCAGGACACCGGCAGCGGCATGCCCCCGGAGGTCCTCGAGCGCATCTTCGACCCATTCTTCACCACCAAGCCCGTGGGCGTGGGCACGGGCCTGGGCCTGTCCATCTGCCACGGCATCATCACCTCGCTCGGGGGGAGGATCTCCGTCGAGAGCACGCCGGGCCGGGGCACCACCTTCACGGTGACGCTGCCCGCCACCGAGGTCCGGCCAGCCCCGCGCCCGCCCACCCCCGCGCCCATCCGCTCCGGGCGTGTGCGCGTGCTGCTCATCGACGACGAGCCGATGCTCATGGCCTCGCTGCGGCGGGCGCTCCGCGCGGACTTCGAGGTGAGCACCAGCTCCGGGTCGGAGGCCCTGAGCCGGCTGCTGGCGGGGGAGGAGTTCGATGCGCTCGTCTGCGACTTGAGCATGCCGGACATCTCCGGCATGGACCTGTACGCCCGGCTCCAGGAGCAGCGCCCCGACCAGGCCGCGCGGATGATCTTCCTCACCGGCGGCGCCTTCACCCCGCGCGCCCAGGAGTTCATCGCCGGGGCCCGCTACTGGCTCGACAAGCCGGTGGACCTGCCCCGGCTGCGCACCCTGCTGGGGGAAGTGGTGGGGGCCAACGCCGCGCCGCGGCAGGAAGAAACCCGAGCGCACTAGGGCGACTTTGGCGGCGCCGCGAATATGATGCCTGCCCACATGGGGCTCTACGAACAGGTACAAGAGACGGTGCAGGCCATCCGCCAGCGGGCAGGAGGGCTCTCCCCGCGCGTGGGCATCATCCTCGGCAGCGGCCTGGGCGCCTTCGCGGACGGCTTCGAGGGCAAGGTGGTGCTGCCCTATGGCGAGATGCCCCACTTCCCCCACTCCTCCGTGCCGGGGCATGCCGGTAGGCTCGTGCTCGGGCGCGTGGGCGGCGAGCCGGTGGTGGCGATGCAGGGCCGCGTCCACTCCTATGAGGGCTATTCCCCCACGCAGGTGGCCTTCCCCGCCCGCGTGCTGTGCGCGCTGGGCATCCGCGCCCTGGTGGTCACCAACGCCGCCGGTGGCATCAACACCCAGTTCGCCCCGGGCGACCTGATGGCCATCACCGACCACATCAACCTCTCCGGGTGGAACGCGCTCACCGGCCCCAATGACGACCGGCTGGGGCCCCGCTTCCCGGACATGAGCCGGGCCTACTCCCCCGCGCTCCGGGCGCTGCTGCTCGAGTCGGCCCAGCGCACCCAGGTGCTCCTGCGTCAGGGCGTGTATGCCATGGTGGCAGGTCCATCTTATGAGACTCCGGCAGAAATTCGCATGCTGCGCACGCTGGGCTCGGACGCGGTGGGGATGAGCACGGTGCCGGAGGTGGTGGCCGCGGGGCACATGGGCGTGCCGGTGGCGGGAATCAGCTGCATCACCAACCTGGCGGCGGGGGTAGGGGACAAACCGCTCACGCATGAAGAGGTAGCCGAGACGGCCAACCGCGTGGCGGGTATCTTCTCCCGGCTGCTGACGGAATTCCTTCCGGCGGCGGCTCGCGCGTGAGCAAGGATTCGACAGCGATGGCGGAGCGGAATGAATCCCCGGGACTCCGGGGCGAAGAGCGGCGGGAGTCGCCGCGGGTGCCGATGCGCTTCTTGGTGCGGCGTGTCGGGAGTGAGGCGAGCTTCGAGGCCCGGGAGGGGGACTTGTCCCTCGGCGGCTGTGCCTGGCAGGGCGGGACGCTGGAGGCGGGGGCGCAGGTGGAATTGCGTTTCCTGCTGCCCTCGGTGCCGGACGAGCTGAACGTGCGCGGCGAGGTGCTGCAGGTGCGCGAGGGCCAGAAGGGATTGGCCACGCACGTGCGCTTCCTGGAGCTGCCCGTGGACGTGGAGCTGTCCATCGCCCGCTACCTGGATGATGTGGAGCTGGGAGCACCGAAGAGCTGAGCCCTGGAGGGCCTGATGGCCGACGAGATTCCCTGGGAAGCGCTGTTCCAGCAGGCGGCGAAGGTGCGCGAGCGCGCGCACGTGCCCTATTCGCGCTTCCCCGTGGGCGCCGCCATCCTCTTCGCCGACGGCACGGTGGTGGTGGGGTGCAACGTGGAGAACGCCACGTACGGACTCACCGTGTGTGCCGAGCGGGGGGCCTTCGTCTCGGCGGTGGCCCAGGGGCACACCCGGCCGGTGGCGGTGGCCATCGTCGTGGACACCCCCACGCCCTGTCCGCCCTGTGGCATGTGCCGGCAGGTGATGGCGGAGTTCGGCGGGCCGGAGATGCCCGTGCGCAGCCGCAACATGAAGGGAGAAGAGGCCCAGTACTCCCTGCGCGAGCTGCTGCCGCACGCCTTTACGCGCGACTTCCTCTGACAGCGGCCGGCTCTGTGTTAAGAGCAGCCCGCGCGTGGACCTGCTCCTGACCCATGGCACCGTCGTGACGATGAACCGCGAGCGCGAGGTGCTCGCGGATGCGGACGTGCTCATCCAAGATGGCCGCATCGCCAAGGTGGGGCATGGGCTGAAGGTGCGTGGGGCCGCGCGGCGCGTGCTCGACGTGTCCGGCCAGGTGGTGCTGCCCGGCCTCATCCACGGCCACCTGCACGCTTGCCAGACGCTGTTCCGCAACCACGCCGACGGGCTGGAGCTCCTGGACTGGCTCCGCGAGCGCATCTGGCCCTACGAGGCGGCGCATGACCCGGACTCGCTGAGGGCCTCGGCGGACCTCACCTTCGCCGAGCTCATCCAGTCGGGCTCCACCGCGGCGCTCGATATGGGCACGGTGCGCCACTACGACTCGGTGTTCGAGTCGGCGCGCGACTGCGGCTTCCGGCTCACCGGCGGCAAGGCGATGATGGACACCGGCCGCGCGCTGCCGGCGGCCCTTCGCGAGACGACGGAGGCCTCGCTCTCCGAGAGCCTGGCCCTGCTGGAGCGCTGGCACGGCACCCACGACAACCGGCTGCGCTACGCCTTCGCCCCGCGCTTCGTGCTCTCGTGTACCGAGAAGCTGCTGAAGGAGGTGTCTCGGCTGTCGCGGGAGAAGGGCGTGCGCATCCACACGCACGCCAGCGAGAACGCCACCGAGTGCGACCTGGTGCGCCAGCGCATCGGCCTGGACAACATCGCCTACTTCCACTCGCTGGGCATCTCCGGCCCCCACGTGACGCTGGCCCACTGCGTGTGGCCCACCGCCGAGGAGCAGCGCCTGCTGCGCGAGACGGGCACCGTGGTGTGCCACTGCCCCAGCTCCAACCTGAAGCTCGCCTCCGGCATCGCCAAGGTGCCCGAGCTGATGGATGCCGGGGTCCACGTGTGCCTGGGCGCGGACGGCGCGCCCTGCAACAACAACCTGGACCTCTTCATGGAGATGCGGCTGGCGGCGCTGCTGCACAAGCCGCGCGTGGGTCCGCTGGGCATGCCGCCCCTGCGCGTGCTGGAGATGGCCACGCTGGAGGGCGCCCGGGCGCTGGGGCTGGAGCAGGAGGTGGGCTCGCTCGAGGTGGGCAAGCGCGCCGACGTCACCGTGGTGGACCTGCGCGGCCTGCATGCCACGCCCTCGCCGGAGAATGTGCTGGGCACGTTGGTGCATGCCGCCCGGGCCACGGATGTGACGCACGTGCTCATCGACGGCCGGCCCGTGCTCAAGGACCGCCAGTTGCTCACCCTGGATGCCCACGAGGTGGCCGAGAGCGCCCGCAAGCACTCGGCCCGCATCGTCGAGCGCGTGAACGCCTGAGCGCGGGCTCAGCCCGGGCTGGCGCTTCGGGACTGGGCCGGCAGGGGCGGGAGCCTCGCGACGAACGAGGTGGGCCACCCAGGCGTGTCCTCCACCGAGAGGCGCCCACCGTGGGCCTCCACCGCCAGCCGGCAGAAGTAGAGCCCCAGCCCGTAGCCCGTCCGGTGGCTGCGCTCCTTGTCTCCCTGGCTGTATTTCCCGAAGAGCCGCTCGCGCAGCTCGGGGGGAATGGGTGTGCCGTCGTTGCGCACCGCCAGCCACGTACCCCCCGCGTCCGTGCCCACCTCCAGCCGCACCCGCCCTCCCGGCGGCGTGTGGCGAAGGGCGTTGGTGGTGAGGTTCTCCACCACGCGCAGCAGCAGCGAGCGGTCCCCGTGGAACTCCAAGTCCGCGGGCGCCTCCGCCTCCAGCTTGAGCCGGCGGAACTGCGCGCCCGAGGCGGCCGCCAGGCGTACCTCCTCCAACAGTGGGATGGCGGTGATGCGCTGGGCGCGCAGCTCCAACTGGCCCTCCTCCAGGCGAGGGATGTCCAGCAGCTCGGCGATCATCCGCTCCATGCGCCCGGTGACGGCCACCCCCGTGCGCACCGCCTGCCGCAGCCCCGCGTCGCCCATGGCCAGCTCGTTCTCCAGCAGGGAGAACGTCATCGTCAGCGCCGAGAGCGGCGAGCGCAGGTCATGCACGACGAACTGGGTGAGCTGGTCCTTCTCCTGCTGGAGCGCCAGCAGCTGCGCGTTGTGCGCGCGCGCCTCGCTCAGCATGTTCTCGATGGTGCCGCGGGCCTGTTCGACTTCCTGGAAGCGCCGCGCTTCGACCTGACGCTCCACCTCGGTGCGGGACAGGGCCAGCACCAGTTGGCGCACGCGGTGGCTGCCGTACTGGCTCATGACGGCCACCATTCCCAGCACCACCACCGCCACCGCCACCGCACCGAAGCCCACCCCCGCCTCGCGCATCAGCGTGGCCTGGGCGATAGCTGCCAGCGTTGTTGTCAGGTAGACGACGCTGGGAAAGAGCGTGAGGCTGCTGAGCACCACCACCAGCGCGAAGAGCCCGAGGCTGAATCCGGCCACTCCGGCGGGGAACGGGGAGATGGGCAGCGCGGTGTGCTGCAGCCAGAACACCAGCCCCACATCCACCACGGACTGGGCCACGCTGAGCCAGCGGATGAGGGGCTTGCGGTGCAGGGCGAAGAGCAGCCCCGCCACCCCCAGGTAGAGCCCGAGCGGGAGCGGGTAGGGGGCCCAGTCGGGACGGCCTCCGAGCCACAGCGCCAAGACG containing:
- a CDS encoding purine-nucleoside phosphorylase; this translates as MGLYEQVQETVQAIRQRAGGLSPRVGIILGSGLGAFADGFEGKVVLPYGEMPHFPHSSVPGHAGRLVLGRVGGEPVVAMQGRVHSYEGYSPTQVAFPARVLCALGIRALVVTNAAGGINTQFAPGDLMAITDHINLSGWNALTGPNDDRLGPRFPDMSRAYSPALRALLLESAQRTQVLLRQGVYAMVAGPSYETPAEIRMLRTLGSDAVGMSTVPEVVAAGHMGVPVAGISCITNLAAGVGDKPLTHEEVAETANRVAGIFSRLLTEFLPAAARA
- a CDS encoding PilZ domain-containing protein; this translates as MAERNESPGLRGEERRESPRVPMRFLVRRVGSEASFEAREGDLSLGGCAWQGGTLEAGAQVELRFLLPSVPDELNVRGEVLQVREGQKGLATHVRFLELPVDVELSIARYLDDVELGAPKS
- a CDS encoding cytidine deaminase — its product is MADEIPWEALFQQAAKVRERAHVPYSRFPVGAAILFADGTVVVGCNVENATYGLTVCAERGAFVSAVAQGHTRPVAVAIVVDTPTPCPPCGMCRQVMAEFGGPEMPVRSRNMKGEEAQYSLRELLPHAFTRDFL
- a CDS encoding 5'-deoxyadenosine deaminase, with amino-acid sequence MDLLLTHGTVVTMNREREVLADADVLIQDGRIAKVGHGLKVRGAARRVLDVSGQVVLPGLIHGHLHACQTLFRNHADGLELLDWLRERIWPYEAAHDPDSLRASADLTFAELIQSGSTAALDMGTVRHYDSVFESARDCGFRLTGGKAMMDTGRALPAALRETTEASLSESLALLERWHGTHDNRLRYAFAPRFVLSCTEKLLKEVSRLSREKGVRIHTHASENATECDLVRQRIGLDNIAYFHSLGISGPHVTLAHCVWPTAEEQRLLRETGTVVCHCPSSNLKLASGIAKVPELMDAGVHVCLGADGAPCNNNLDLFMEMRLAALLHKPRVGPLGMPPLRVLEMATLEGARALGLEQEVGSLEVGKRADVTVVDLRGLHATPSPENVLGTLVHAARATDVTHVLIDGRPVLKDRQLLTLDAHEVAESARKHSARIVERVNA
- a CDS encoding sensor histidine kinase — translated: MTQQDTRAFDAILAQAVDGQRRGVLKAGAAVRLVGTLAFLLIVLALWLGGRPDWAPYPLPLGLYLGVAGLLFALHRKPLIRWLSVAQSVVDVGLVFWLQHTALPISPFPAGVAGFSLGLFALVVVLSSLTLFPSVVYLTTTLAAIAQATLMREAGVGFGAVAVAVVVLGMVAVMSQYGSHRVRQLVLALSRTEVERQVEARRFQEVEQARGTIENMLSEARAHNAQLLALQQEKDQLTQFVVHDLRSPLSALTMTFSLLENELAMGDAGLRQAVRTGVAVTGRMERMIAELLDIPRLEEGQLELRAQRITAIPLLEEVRLAAASGAQFRRLKLEAEAPADLEFHGDRSLLLRVVENLTTNALRHTPPGGRVRLEVGTDAGGTWLAVRNDGTPIPPELRERLFGKYSQGDKERSHRTGYGLGLYFCRLAVEAHGGRLSVEDTPGWPTSFVARLPPLPAQSRSASPG